TTACCGGCCTGAGCTTTTATACCGGCCACATGGTAGAAGGGGTCAAACACTACCAGACCCCCCCTCACAACAAGGCGGAATGGTATGTGCAACAGATCGAAGGTTCTGGCAATGTACGGGCTTCTGAGCCCATTTCGATGCTGATGGGGCACCTCAATTACCAAATTGAGCATCATCTCTTTCCCAAACTGCCCCCCAACCGTCTGGCACAAATTGCGCCCAAGGTCGAGGCCCTGTGTGAAAAATACGGAATCAACTATGTCTCAGGCAGCTTCCCGGAACAGGTTTTCAGCGTCTTTCGGCGTTTGGCAAAGTTCTCCCGCTAAGTTCAGTCAGGCGCTATACTGAGCGCAAAACCTGACGAGGAAAATACCATGCACAAACCTGCCGCCACAGAAGCCGAACTGATTGATCCGATTCGTGAGCGCTGGAGCCCACGCGCCTTTGATCCCAGCCAGGAAATACCTGCCCCCTTGCTGGCAGAAGTGTTTGAAGCCGCCCGCTGGGCCCCCTCCTGCTTCAATGAACAGCCCTGGCGCTATCTGATTTTTGGCAAAAACGACGCCCTGCGCGCCGAGGTCGAAGCCTGCCTGAATCCCACCAATGGTTGGGCTGCTCAAGCCAGCCATCTGATCGTCATTTGTGCCCTGAAAACCTTCAGCCACAACCAAAAACCCAATCGCCACGCAGCCTATGACAGTGGAGCAGCCAGCATGGCCTTGATTCTGCAGGCCCAAAGCCGTGGCTTGGCCAGCCACCAAATGGCCGGTTTCAAACGCGAAGAACTGGAAAAAGCCCTGCAAATTCCAGCTGAAAGTGTGGAGTGTCTGGCAATCATGGCCCTGGGCTATGCCTGTGAGGCAGAAGAGAAATCAGGTTTAAGCCCCGAACAGCTTGAAAAAGAAAAGGCCCCCCGCCAACGTAAAGCACTTGAGCAAATTGCCTTACAGGGCAAGACTTGGGCGTTTGGATCGTAAACGGAAGCCAAGCCGTCTCAATAGCAATGCGTCCCCCTTTCTCTTCGCTGAATCGTTGACGCTCTCACTTGATTGCGCTTATGCTGATAGCCAACACTTTTTTAGGTGTTCGGGACTTGCACCCAAGCAAAGGTCATGCACATGAGTACAAACCACAACGAAGTCTTCCATCTCGCCATTAACGCACATCGCCAGGGTGCTCTCAATAGGGCTTACCAGCTTTATCACATGCTGCTTGAGCAAAATATTCAAAATGCAGATCTTTTTCATTTGTTTGGCTCCCTGCTCTTGCAACTCAATCAACTCCCCCAGGCCATTGCCCGGATTGAGCAGGCCATTGTTCTGAATCCGGGCAGGCCTGATTTTTTCAACAGTTTGGGCCTGGCCTACCAAACCCATGGCGATTTAGAGCCTGCCCAAAAAGCTTTTGAGCAAGCCATTCGGCTTGAACCCGATTATTTTGCAGGACTGGTCAATCTGGGGAATTTTTATTTTTTGACCAAACAAAACGAAAAGGCCCTGAGCATTTACCAACAAGCGCTCAGTCTTTCGCCCGATCATGTCCAGTTAAACTATCAGATCGCCTTGCTCTTACGCCAGATGGAGCATTACCATGCAGCCGATCAGGTTCTAAGAAAATTGGTACTTTTAGCCCCTGGGTTTACAGAGGCCTGGTTTAAACTGGCCCTGAATACCCTGGCCCGTGCAAAACCCGAAGAAGCGCTTGCATTTTTTGAAAAAACACTGGCTCAAAATGCCGACTCGCCTGAATATATCCGAGAATACATGATCTGTTTACAGGCCATCGCAGATTTAGACGTCCAGGAAAAAACCAAAGCCATGGCCTATTGGCAGACCTTGGTTGAAAAAAGAGCCAAAGGTTCCCCTCCCGATTTCAGCACCCATGATCGTCAGGCAAAACGAAAATTAAAGATTGGCTATATTTCTTCGAATTTTTGTGCGCATTCCTCCTCAAGCATGATGAAACCGCTTTTTCAGCACTTTTCAGCCGATCAATTTGAGATTACCGCCTATTCCTCTGTGAAAACCCCCGATGAGCTGACCCGCTTTTATCAAGGCCGTGCAGATCACTGGCGTGAGATTCAGGGGCTGAGCGA
The window above is part of the bacterium (Candidatus Blackallbacteria) CG13_big_fil_rev_8_21_14_2_50_49_14 genome. Proteins encoded here:
- a CDS encoding nitroreductase — its product is MHKPAATEAELIDPIRERWSPRAFDPSQEIPAPLLAEVFEAARWAPSCFNEQPWRYLIFGKNDALRAEVEACLNPTNGWAAQASHLIVICALKTFSHNQKPNRHAAYDSGAASMALILQAQSRGLASHQMAGFKREELEKALQIPAESVECLAIMALGYACEAEEKSGLSPEQLEKEKAPRQRKALEQIALQGKTWAFGS